The genomic region AGCGTAGTGATGGGACATTAATGTTTTATCGAGTTATCGACATACaagtattgttatttttgaagtatttttacatacatacatacatatggtcacgtctatatcccttgcggggtagacagagccaacagtcttgaagagactgaatggccacgttcagctatttggcttaatgatagaactgagattcaaatagtgacaggttgctagcccatcgcctaaaagtggaatcctaagtttataaacctatctcttattgtacataacatattatgttatgtacaataaaagatttacaaacaaacaaacaaaaacaaaatcacgcctcttttgaTAGACAGAGATATCATACCTACatgtttccacttgtcacgatccctgcatacatcATTCGCTTCATCTATATATAACTCTTGAAAGCTCGTTGGcttagggtactcttgacctgacttttaGTCAAGTTGTCCCCGACTTGTTGAAGGAACGTTCGTCTTAACCTTTCCAAAGTTGCCATTCACACtctctttgtatttttttcttaatcaaCCTGCAACCTATCGACTAACATTTACTTTATTCCtattagtattaaaaaataaccaaaaaaatccttatgaatattagtaaaaattaataacacagTATCGACATAAAACAATTTAGAAGTACGGCTTATGTTTATTAATGATTACATCGATCAATTTATCGATAATATCGACAGTAATTTGTACACGTCCCCATCACTACACAGCTTTGCGCGCCCTGATTGGTTGTTGACACTGCTTATAAGCGGGGCATGTTGCAATGTGTCATGTGTAATGCACTTAGTTTGCAGTGTGTTCAGGGTTTTATATCTTTACACCCTTTTGTATTGTATCTCAACTTTATCCGTCCATCcatatagtcacgcctatatccattgcggggtagtaacaggccacgtttacctgtttgtcttaatgatgaaattgagattaaccccaaatttattagcccaagccttagtcgccttttacgacacaaaTGGTAAacagatggggtggtcctattctgttttattttggttccgggaaccacacggcacttaatcaTTGACTAAATCAAAATAACTTGATAATGAAACAATCTGCATACaattttcgtaaataaatatgataatatttCAATCTATAAGAGAATTAAAATCCACTAAGTAATCGTCCCCTCTTTTACTCCCAAAgacatcttaattttttatttgtatgcaaATTGGTGTTATTGTTACCATAAACAAGGTTCACTTTAAGCCGTTtgagttagttagttagtcgaTAAAATGCTATCGAAAATCAAATCGGCTcgtttaaatgttattatggATAATCTAAAAGCGATTGATCTAAGGTATAACAGAGTATAATCTTTAcacaagaaattaaataaaatgccgtgtggttcccggcaccagtaaaaagaatagggccactccatctctttcctatggatgtcgtaaaaggcggctaagggataggcttacaaacttgggattctttttttaggcgatgggctagcaacctgtcaaatttgaatctcaattctattattaagtcaaatagctgaacgtggccattcaatcttttcaaggctgttggctctgtctgccccgcaagggatatagacgtgaccatatgtatgtatttatgaaataaggTGCGTGCAAACGATTAAGCTTATTGCTAACGGGATTACGTTACGTCAAAATAGGGTAtgttataatgaataaataataattaatttgtttaaaccTTGCAAAatcctataataaataattaatcatgtACGGATGGACAATTCAATTGTATTGAGTTTGTATATACacatattaatacatacatatagtcacgtctataacaattgcggggtagacagagtcagcagtcttgaaagactgacagagCACTTTGAGCTGTAACGCTTATTGGTAGAATTGAGGTTATAAAAGGTAATGACAGGTTAAATAAAACGTAATAAGACAGCAGTTTCACCagctttaattaaaattccctTTTcccaaaggaattataaaaaaaaacaaaaacttaacaGATATTTTTAAGGTTAATCAATCCTTAATTTCAAACGAAAATTGATAAAAGAATTTCACGCTCGGCCGTTCTCCGTTTGGGTCGGAAGTGAGAGCTTTTTAACATCTACACCTAAGGGGTGATTTgattaaactttttttcataatcGTTTCACATCTCTTTGATCTGATTTGATAATCGcgcaatttcaaataaatttgaacTTTCACTTTATGTTGTCGGAACAATTTTCCTCAAtcttatatttcaaaattatttaattctgaacaaaggaaaggaaaaggaagaaaaataaatgcggGTTCCTTGGTCTGTCTGTTAAGATGGCCGGTCTAAAAATGCGTGAGGCAAACGTTCAAATCTTCCTGCTACAATTTACCAATGACTCATTATTGGGTTATCCATtagtttaacatacatacatataatcacgtctatatcctttgcggggtagacagagccaatagtcttgtaaagactgaaaggccacgttcagctgtttagcttttgaattgagattcaaatagtgtcaggttgctagcccatcgcctaaaatcgCCCATCGCATCGCCCATTAgtttaattgttaaaatatgCTATATCTGTGGGGGAAATAATAGTGAGAaaatcatcgtgaggaaataATCTTGCGGAAAAAATCTTGGGGAAAAAAATCTTGGGGAAATAATCTTGAGGAAatcatcatgaggaaacctatACGTTCAGGCTACTGCCTTCGTGGTATTACACgagcgacgccgtttttacacacacatatggtcacgtctataacccttgcggggtagacagagccaacagtctcgaaaaggctgaaaggccacgtacctgttggctctgtctatcccgcaatatatatagacatgattatactTACGCGATTACAATGGTTTCGTgctatacctatgtataaccatgatccaatatgaatTGATCGCTTTTTGTGtgtatttgtttcttttacatacatacatacatatggtcacgtctatcccttgcggggtagacagagccaacagtcttgaaaagactgaatggccacattaatctatttggcttaatgatagaattgagatttaaatagctacaggttgctagcccatcgcctaaaaaagaatcccaagttagtaagcctatcccttagtcgccttttacgacatccatgggaaagagatggagtggtcctattcttttttgtattggtgccggcaaccacacggcacctttgtTTCTTTTGATGACGCTAAATTCACGAGGGCGAAGTTACGGGTGAAAACtagttaacaataataattaccaATGATATACTCCTTGATTAAGACGGTTCATTCTATAATTAGAGCTGTCATTTTCTAAGCAATTTCCGATATATGAAATATAGGAGAGTACGAGTAAATTGTATGTGTAGTAATGAAAGGGTGATGCTCCTTTGATGTTACCAAAATTGTAAGGGCATCTTTTTGGGCGAAATTGGTACTATGCTATAGAAGGCGaaagtgactatatgtttgttactctctcATTTTCATCACGCTTGTGTTTTATTGATAACTAGATCACGCTCGCGGCTTCCTGcgcgtgaaaagaaaaatttcgtGATACCGGGAAATTCTCACTAAAACCACATAAGGATACttatgtcaaatttcaaatctcttaCGGTTTGTGTGCATTGATATTCTCaaatgtcgggaaccacacggactgAACCAGCGACTGAACTAACGACTGAACCATCGACTGAACCAGCGACTGAACAATTGACTGAACAATTGACTGAGTCATTGACTGAACCATTGTCTGAACAATTGACTGAACAATTGACTCAACAATTGACTGAACCATTGACTGAACCATTGACTGAACCATTGACTGAACCATTGACTGAACCATTGACTGAACCATTGACTGAACCATTGACTGAACCATTGACTGAACCATCGACTGAACCATTGACTGAACCATTGACTGAACCATTGACTGAACCATCGACTGAACCATTGACTGAACCATTGACTGAACCTTCGACTGAACCATCGACTGAACCATTGACTGAACCATCGACTGAACCATTGACTGAACCATTGACTGAACCATCGACTGAACCATTGACTGAACAATGGACTGAACCATTGACTGAACCATTGACTGAACCATTGACTGAACCATCGACTGAACCATTGACTGAACAATTGACTGAACAATTGACTGAACAATTGACTCAACAATTGACTGAACCATTGACTGAACCATTGACTGAACCATCAACTGAACCATTGACTGAACCATTGACTGAACCATTGACTGAACCATCGACTGAACCATTGACTGAACCATTTACTGAACCATCGACTGAACCATTGACTGAACAATTGACTGAACCATTGACTGAACCATCGACTGAACCATTGACTGAACCATTGACTGAACCAGCGACTGAACCATTGACTGAACCATTGACTGAACCATCGACTGAACAATTGACTGAACAATGGACTGAAACATTAAGTGAATCGTTTACTGCCCCTCCTAAATCGCTGTGTCtagaaatttggcatgtaagtTCCTTAAAGGGTGCGCTAAAATTGGATTTCCCCCGAGAACGCAAatcaaacaaagtttttatttcactcGTACGTACtcgaagtaaaataaaaacctacAGTTTCCAACCGTACCATAAGCGACGCTGGCTGGACTTAAATAACTCCAACAAATGACAAGTACTAAAAGCGTGGCATTAGTTCGAGCTTTCAAAGCTCAGCTTGTTTTGAATTTAAGTCTGCAGTCCTAGGACTAACTGGGGTGTAATTAAAAAAGGGACAGTAGTTAGATctgtttttttcaaatataaagaataataagtgccgtgtggttatgtatactttagaatagaaacaattcacatctttcccatggatttcgtaaaaggcggctaagggataggtttatacatttattcGGAGTAGAAGATAAGGTACcttttatcccggtaaaaactaaagttttcGTGGGATTTACGAAaaactgtattcttttgtaggtagcgctaaTTTCGtcgcatttttataaatgacgttgaattcgtcgctttttgtattaattcacgcgggcgaagttgcgGGTTAAATCCAGTAAACGATTAAGATGTGACAACATATAGATACGTAAGAAACAATTTCCCCATTTCTATTGTTGAATCACTGAACTGCATGTTTTATTCAGCGGGTTCTGGACCAGTTAGAATTCAATTCCGATTGCGAGGGATTTGTTTGTCTCGGCGAAGGGATGAGAAGTATAGACATGGAACGGTATAGATACAGCCAATTCGCCTATTTGTATGAATATACTAAGtgtcaacctgtcactatttgaatctcaattttatcattaagccaaatagctgaacgtggccattcagttttatcaagacttttggctctgtctaccccgcaagggacatagacgtgaccatatgtatgtgtgtatactaagtgtgaaaaaagaaaagctaATACAACATTCGTAATAATTGGTTGACTGGTATAAATGCCATACGAGATAAGTCCAACTAAGTATTTTTGATATGAatacatatgtagatataatcacgtctatatcccttgcggtgtagacagaaccaacagccttgaaaatactCTTTGTTgtgcataaaaagaaatgtaataaaaaaaatagaaaacagttattggaagaagaatatgtacaatggcggacttatcccaatcgggatctcttccagtcaaccaaaatataaaaggaaaatccataatcaaAGAGGCAGCGCACATTAAAAGcgtaaagtttttattaattgtaccTACGTAATTTTTCACCATTTCGTCAAAcgaatagg from Amyelois transitella isolate CPQ chromosome 27, ilAmyTran1.1, whole genome shotgun sequence harbors:
- the LOC132903501 gene encoding protein TsetseEP-like gives rise to the protein MSGTTRTEPATELTTEPSTEPATEQLTEQLTESLTEPLSEQLTEQLTQQLTEPLTEPLTEPLTEPLTEPLTEPLTEPLTEPLTEPSTEPLTEPLTEPLTEPSTEPLTEPLTEPSTEPSTEPLTEPSTEPLTEPLTEPSTEPLTEQWTEPLTEPLTEPLTEPSTEPLTEQLTEQLTEQLTQQLTEPLTEPLTEPSTEPLTEPLTEPLTEPSTEPLTEPFTEPSTEPLTEQLTEPLTEPSTEPLTEPLTEPATEPLTEPLTEPSTEQLTEQWTETLSESFTAPPKSLCLEIWHIRRTE